From a single Bacillus sp. NEB1478 genomic region:
- a CDS encoding acyl-CoA dehydrogenase family protein: MTYLYEMYIKTKMQRDWFEKIDKLAQQFSERADQYDREGSFPFKNVDELKQVGYVSLTIPKEYGGEGLNLYEFVLLQERIAQGDAATALCLGWHLGGLLELAEERTWDEKAFRSLCEKVVQNQALLNRAATEPATGSPTRGGMPQTKATEDGADWIINGTKTFTSMAPALDYAIVSAQIGNSGKKGNFLIDMKQTGIKIEETWDTVAMRGTRSDDLVLENVRVRKEALVEEERGISGLPKAWLLHIPACYLGIAIAARNEAVHFAKTYKPNSLPGPIGEVPEVQRKIGEMELELFKARELMYSVAAKWVNEPETRMEMGPSLMAVKHVATNSAAKVVDLAMRIVGARSLAMSSPLQRHFRDVRAGLHNPPMDDMVISALAQRALNSKGD, translated from the coding sequence ATGACTTATTTATATGAGATGTATATAAAAACAAAAATGCAAAGAGATTGGTTTGAAAAGATTGATAAACTAGCGCAACAATTTTCAGAACGCGCAGATCAATATGACAGGGAAGGCAGCTTTCCGTTTAAGAATGTGGACGAACTAAAACAAGTAGGTTATGTCTCGCTGACGATTCCTAAAGAGTATGGCGGGGAGGGATTGAATTTGTATGAATTTGTCCTTCTCCAGGAAAGGATTGCTCAAGGTGATGCAGCAACAGCATTATGTTTGGGATGGCACCTTGGAGGGCTTTTGGAGTTGGCGGAAGAACGAACTTGGGATGAAAAGGCTTTTCGTTCTTTATGTGAAAAGGTGGTTCAGAATCAAGCACTTCTAAACCGTGCTGCAACAGAACCTGCTACAGGCAGTCCAACTCGCGGAGGGATGCCGCAAACAAAAGCAACAGAAGATGGAGCAGACTGGATCATCAATGGAACAAAGACATTTACATCAATGGCACCAGCATTGGATTATGCCATCGTTTCTGCTCAAATCGGTAATTCAGGTAAAAAAGGGAATTTCTTAATTGATATGAAACAAACCGGTATTAAAATTGAAGAAACGTGGGATACGGTCGCGATGCGAGGTACGCGGAGTGATGATCTTGTGTTGGAAAATGTAAGGGTGAGAAAAGAAGCGCTCGTAGAGGAAGAACGAGGAATATCAGGACTGCCTAAAGCATGGCTGCTCCATATTCCGGCATGCTACCTAGGAATTGCAATTGCTGCCAGAAATGAAGCCGTTCATTTCGCGAAAACGTACAAACCAAATAGTTTACCAGGTCCAATAGGTGAAGTTCCTGAAGTACAGCGCAAAATTGGCGAGATGGAGCTAGAGTTGTTTAAGGCACGAGAGTTGATGTATTCTGTGGCTGCCAAATGGGTGAACGAACCGGAAACGCGAATGGAAATGGGGCCATCTCTTATGGCCGTAAAACATGTAGCTACAAACAGTGCGGCAAAAGTAGTAGATCTGGCGATGCGTATTGTCGGAGCGAGAAGCTTAGCGATGTCTAGTCCATTGCAGAGACACTTTCGAGACGTGAGAGCAGGCCTTCACAATCCACCGATGGATGACATGGTCATCAGCGCATTGGCTCAAAGAGCATTAAATTCAAAGGGGGACTGA
- a CDS encoding response regulator transcription factor, with protein sequence MKKIMVVEDEETISRVLSVYLKHEGHEVLQAFDGESALMMFNDLAPHLVLLDVMLPDRDGWSVLQEIRQISSCPVIMLTALGDIDYRLKGLNQGADDYITKPFIGEEVVARINAVLRRSAHVLETENTKQYGSLSIHLDSHAVKINGETVVLTPKDLSLLIFLATRPNRTFTRDNLIENVWGLDYDGSDRAVDLAIKRIRQALASWPVSQGEIRTLRGLGYQFGVYEK encoded by the coding sequence TTGAAGAAAATAATGGTAGTGGAAGATGAAGAAACGATATCAAGGGTATTATCGGTTTATCTCAAACATGAGGGGCATGAAGTATTGCAGGCATTTGATGGTGAAAGTGCTTTAATGATGTTCAACGATCTTGCACCGCATCTTGTTTTACTTGATGTGATGCTTCCAGACAGAGACGGCTGGAGTGTCCTTCAAGAGATTCGCCAGATCAGTTCTTGCCCTGTCATCATGCTTACTGCTCTAGGGGACATCGATTACCGCTTGAAGGGATTAAATCAAGGAGCTGATGATTATATAACTAAGCCTTTTATTGGTGAAGAAGTGGTCGCGCGAATCAATGCGGTACTGCGGCGCTCTGCTCATGTACTCGAAACTGAAAATACGAAACAATATGGAAGTCTTAGCATTCATTTAGATTCACATGCTGTTAAAATAAACGGAGAAACGGTCGTTTTAACACCTAAAGACCTCTCCCTGCTCATTTTTTTAGCAACGAGACCAAACCGTACGTTCACACGGGATAATTTAATCGAAAATGTATGGGGATTGGATTATGACGGAAGTGATCGAGCTGTCGATTTGGCAATAAAACGAATACGGCAGGCACTCGCCAGCTGGCCAGTTTCACAAGGTGAAATCCGTACACTTCGAGGATTGGGGTATCAGTTCGGTGTTTATGAAAAATAA
- a CDS encoding HAMP domain-containing sensor histidine kinase, translated as MKNKKRTTLLRYWTTRYLITLFAGLFILAAGSLWWIRHTTLENRLNIMEYLAVETADRIAHSDRNDDFGMFNRRLEERASVLQMEKQPELFITDLEGNVLNKRPPRKGRLPDNEPFHELQVIPSGILKNDKSVQKIEMAGASIYSVKKPVIYDNNQAGWVVVMQDASDLADINQEYRLLIILLLGLGLLGWAVIYLLSKKIVKPIQDVAHAASQIKEGNYEVQLQTDAKEQELYELLSSFKEMTNRLTQLEKLRAELLAGVTHDLKTPVTSISGLVQAVKDGIVTGDEQKEFLDITLKEVHRLQTMIEDLLNFNSLSAGAFTIRNEKCNMNKLVEDIVHQWKITLNDEIDLDVEVPVEPIFKETDPLRLQQILINLLNNSYQALGEQRSITVSLTEHSIDVKDTGSGIPEKEQSYVFERFFRGEMKKLKVRGLGLGLPFSKMLAKAMGTDLILKKSSIQGTTFSIVWERKSRI; from the coding sequence ATGAAAAATAAGAAGCGAACAACTCTTTTAAGATATTGGACAACGAGATATCTTATAACCTTATTCGCAGGATTGTTTATATTAGCTGCAGGCTCATTATGGTGGATCAGACATACAACTCTGGAAAACCGTTTGAATATTATGGAATACTTGGCCGTTGAAACAGCAGATCGAATCGCCCATTCTGACCGAAATGATGATTTCGGCATGTTTAACCGAAGGCTTGAAGAACGAGCGAGTGTCCTTCAAATGGAAAAACAACCTGAGCTTTTTATAACTGATCTTGAAGGAAATGTTCTGAATAAGCGTCCACCAAGAAAAGGACGGTTGCCTGATAACGAGCCCTTTCACGAACTGCAGGTAATCCCATCAGGCATACTTAAAAATGACAAATCCGTACAAAAAATAGAGATGGCTGGGGCTAGTATTTATTCTGTTAAAAAACCTGTAATCTACGATAACAATCAAGCAGGATGGGTAGTCGTCATGCAGGACGCTTCCGATTTAGCTGACATCAATCAAGAATACCGTTTATTGATCATACTTTTACTTGGTCTAGGACTTTTAGGTTGGGCTGTCATCTATCTTCTTTCCAAAAAGATCGTAAAACCGATTCAAGATGTCGCTCATGCCGCTTCGCAAATAAAAGAAGGAAATTATGAGGTCCAGCTGCAAACAGACGCAAAAGAACAGGAATTATATGAATTATTATCTTCTTTTAAAGAAATGACTAACCGTTTAACACAGCTCGAAAAACTTCGTGCAGAATTACTGGCTGGTGTCACACACGATTTAAAAACACCTGTCACATCGATCAGCGGTCTCGTCCAAGCCGTTAAAGATGGAATCGTTACAGGAGACGAACAAAAAGAATTTCTGGATATAACACTAAAGGAAGTCCATCGCCTCCAAACAATGATTGAAGATCTACTAAACTTTAATTCTCTCTCTGCCGGTGCATTCACGATCCGAAATGAAAAATGCAACATGAATAAACTTGTTGAGGATATCGTACATCAGTGGAAAATCACTTTGAATGATGAGATAGACTTGGATGTGGAAGTTCCTGTCGAGCCAATTTTTAAAGAAACGGATCCCCTACGCTTGCAGCAGATCTTGATCAATCTATTAAACAACTCTTACCAAGCTTTAGGTGAACAACGCTCTATCACCGTCTCATTAACAGAGCACTCAATTGATGTTAAAGATACCGGATCAGGAATTCCAGAAAAAGAACAATCATATGTATTTGAAAGGTTCTTTCGCGGAGAAATGAAAAAACTAAAAGTACGCGGGCTCGGATTAGGATTACCGTTCAGCAAAATGCTGGCAAAGGCAATGGGAACAGATTTAATTTTAAAGAAAAGCTCAATACAAGGAACCACTTTCTCAATTGTTTGGGAAAGGAAAAGCAGAATATAA
- a CDS encoding chloramphenicol acetyltransferase encodes MKFFKNIHWGDSMSLICFEGASAVGKTTTSNELAKRTNTYVIPEVNLLFERPKSESKTWYLERQVDRWLIAQEKLKTYETVLLDGDIFQPLSYNWCFDFKLFDLDLSFIAEFYRNEIKEKNIGFPDKYFYLYTDKNNLIHRKENDVTRKRGNFEQNLEIVEPHKQYYNALNSFIPDYVHLIEAKSVEEIIIQIIDHIPRSPVTINSLHLFDEIENWLTNNKVLLQHK; translated from the coding sequence GTGAAATTTTTTAAAAATATACATTGGGGTGATAGTATGTCATTAATTTGTTTTGAAGGGGCAAGTGCAGTTGGAAAAACTACAACATCTAATGAATTGGCTAAACGTACTAATACATATGTAATTCCGGAAGTTAACCTTTTATTTGAACGTCCAAAATCAGAGTCGAAAACTTGGTATTTGGAACGTCAAGTTGATCGCTGGCTGATCGCTCAAGAAAAACTTAAAACATATGAAACTGTTCTTCTTGACGGTGATATTTTTCAGCCCTTAAGCTATAACTGGTGTTTTGATTTTAAATTATTTGATCTAGATTTAAGCTTTATAGCTGAATTTTATCGTAATGAGATAAAGGAAAAAAATATCGGATTTCCTGATAAGTACTTCTATCTTTACACAGACAAAAATAATTTAATCCATCGTAAAGAAAATGATGTTACAAGAAAACGAGGTAATTTTGAACAGAATCTTGAAATAGTAGAACCTCACAAACAATATTACAATGCTCTAAATTCATTTATTCCTGATTACGTGCATTTGATTGAAGCAAAGAGCGTAGAGGAAATTATAATCCAAATTATAGATCACATTCCAAGATCACCGGTAACAATAAATTCGTTACATTTATTTGATGAAATTGAAAACTGGCTTACAAACAATAAAGTATTGCTACAGCATAAATAA
- a CDS encoding MFS transporter has product MKVFADIFKNRAFTKLFIGNTISQLGSVIAITSFMLYLLDRFSDQPAYASVVELMYALPMLTVFLFIGVFADRLDRQKIVVNCNWINGVLCIMMLGTVYMDWIYATFGLLFIGTAINKFFNPAMYGLIQGILKDDEYATSSGLTQMVQAVFMLFGNLISVYLYWSFGIYGSILIDALTYIVAAVIITSCSMPEKARIPNGSHRLKELKFQIVMNDYKLGFKYITGYKLLLFIIAGASMFGIVNGGFSVMWVFILKYKLAPDTYEQMLIYLGVVFGVAVMIGSVVATLIAKNIKSYVTVILGILLMGISICSIALSNSVWSFFILCGFCGFVLPLANVGFGGWIPKVVDPKMMGRVQGWINPVQMLLQSLTLVLIAALYPNFLTIESLYYIVGGILVIVGLFYTITIPALVRKDNERRAVSEASEKIPAAL; this is encoded by the coding sequence GTGAAAGTGTTTGCAGATATCTTCAAAAATCGTGCATTTACTAAGCTTTTCATTGGCAACACGATCTCGCAGCTTGGGAGTGTTATTGCTATCACGAGTTTTATGCTTTACTTGTTGGACAGATTCAGCGATCAGCCTGCATATGCATCTGTTGTTGAATTAATGTACGCATTGCCGATGCTCACAGTTTTTTTGTTTATCGGTGTTTTTGCAGATCGTCTTGATCGGCAGAAAATTGTAGTGAACTGTAACTGGATCAACGGGGTTCTATGCATCATGATGCTCGGAACGGTTTACATGGATTGGATTTATGCCACTTTTGGCTTATTGTTTATCGGTACTGCTATCAATAAGTTTTTTAATCCGGCGATGTATGGATTGATTCAAGGAATTTTAAAAGATGATGAATATGCGACTTCGTCAGGGCTTACGCAAATGGTCCAAGCTGTGTTTATGTTATTTGGCAACTTGATCTCAGTCTATCTTTATTGGTCATTTGGGATATATGGAAGTATATTGATTGATGCATTAACATATATCGTTGCAGCTGTAATAATCACATCATGCAGCATGCCCGAGAAAGCGAGAATTCCGAATGGATCGCATCGCTTAAAAGAATTAAAGTTTCAAATCGTGATGAATGATTATAAGCTCGGTTTTAAATACATTACTGGCTACAAGTTATTGTTGTTCATCATTGCAGGAGCTTCAATGTTCGGAATAGTAAATGGCGGTTTCTCAGTAATGTGGGTTTTTATTTTAAAATATAAATTAGCACCGGATACCTATGAACAAATGCTGATCTACTTAGGGGTCGTATTTGGTGTGGCGGTGATGATCGGCAGTGTTGTTGCTACTCTCATAGCAAAGAATATTAAGTCATATGTTACTGTCATCCTTGGAATCCTGCTGATGGGCATTTCAATTTGTTCGATTGCATTATCTAACAGCGTATGGAGCTTTTTTATACTTTGTGGGTTCTGTGGATTTGTCTTACCGCTCGCCAATGTTGGTTTTGGAGGCTGGATTCCAAAGGTCGTTGACCCGAAGATGATGGGTCGTGTGCAGGGGTGGATCAATCCTGTTCAAATGCTGCTGCAATCGTTAACCTTAGTCCTAATTGCAGCTTTATACCCTAATTTTTTGACCATCGAAAGCCTGTATTATATTGTTGGAGGCATATTGGTAATTGTTGGCTTGTTCTATACCATAACGATACCTGCCCTTGTGAGGAAAGATAATGAAAGACGAGCTGTAAGTGAAGCGAGTGAAAAAATACCAGCGGCATTATAG
- a CDS encoding MFS transporter produces MKDFMKIFQNRNFSKLFFAGFTSTMGSIIGVTAFMFYLLDKFGEQPIYATMAELMYSLPTLAVFFIVGVLADRMDRQKIALYCDWLCAALCVALMGAIWLDWMPLVFAILFLRSAVGKFFFPADQAMVQGILSKDEYAISAGLNQMVGSMFMLFGNMIAIFIYWSVGIQGAIAFDLITYIISAWLITSMKIKEDVRLPNGNHKFKDINIKMVWKDFAGGFVYIKNSKLLLSLILGFFMFGVVNGGLSVMPAFIMKYKLSPNNYEQMMMWMGIVFGISVLIGSVLCSMIAKKIKLSTAIILGLFGGGLSLGACALAENVWVFLGITAITGLSIPLVNIGIGGWLPKIVDPKMMGRVQGWITPLMMLSQTVTLMLIGMFFPKILTVESLFYVVGGSLVIVGIFYMMTLPKYEKEATDAEKESAATEKIPV; encoded by the coding sequence ATGAAGGATTTTATGAAAATATTTCAGAACCGCAATTTCAGTAAACTGTTTTTTGCAGGATTTACTTCTACGATGGGCAGCATCATTGGTGTGACAGCGTTTATGTTTTATTTGCTTGATAAATTTGGTGAACAGCCTATATATGCCACAATGGCAGAACTGATGTATTCACTGCCAACGCTCGCTGTCTTCTTTATTGTTGGAGTATTGGCAGACCGAATGGACCGTCAGAAAATCGCTTTATATTGTGATTGGCTCTGTGCTGCTCTTTGTGTGGCGCTCATGGGTGCGATCTGGCTGGATTGGATGCCGCTCGTTTTTGCGATTCTATTCTTGCGAAGCGCAGTCGGAAAGTTCTTTTTCCCGGCGGATCAGGCGATGGTACAAGGGATTTTATCGAAAGACGAATATGCCATTTCAGCAGGGCTCAATCAAATGGTAGGAAGTATGTTCATGCTGTTTGGAAATATGATTGCTATTTTTATTTATTGGTCCGTTGGTATTCAAGGCGCGATTGCATTTGATCTCATTACATACATTATCTCTGCATGGTTGATCACGAGCATGAAAATTAAAGAAGATGTTCGTTTGCCGAATGGAAATCATAAGTTTAAAGATATCAATATCAAAATGGTATGGAAAGACTTTGCAGGTGGCTTTGTTTATATAAAAAACTCAAAATTATTGCTCTCCCTGATTCTTGGTTTTTTCATGTTCGGAGTGGTAAATGGCGGATTGTCGGTAATGCCGGCCTTTATTATGAAATACAAATTGTCACCAAATAATTATGAACAAATGATGATGTGGATGGGTATTGTGTTTGGGATCTCGGTACTTATTGGAAGTGTGCTTTGTTCAATGATTGCCAAAAAGATAAAGCTTTCCACGGCAATCATCTTGGGGCTATTTGGAGGTGGCCTTAGTCTTGGGGCATGTGCCTTAGCTGAAAATGTGTGGGTGTTCTTAGGAATTACAGCTATTACCGGTCTGTCAATTCCGCTAGTAAACATCGGGATCGGCGGGTGGCTGCCTAAAATTGTAGACCCAAAAATGATGGGACGGGTGCAAGGCTGGATTACACCATTAATGATGCTGTCACAAACAGTTACTCTCATGTTAATAGGGATGTTCTTCCCAAAGATTTTAACCGTTGAGTCCTTATTTTATGTAGTGGGCGGTTCACTGGTTATCGTAGGTATCTTTTATATGATGACGTTGCCGAAATATGAAAAAGAAGCAACGGATGCAGAAAAAGAATCGGCAGCAACTGAGAAAATCCCAGTATAA